The genomic segment AGGGATGGTAACTCCAGCTCGGAGAAGGGCCCTGCTACCTGGAGCCTGAAGTCCTGCGGTCACTGCCTGAGCAAGCacgttccacctgcagccccacccctggagcacagccagggCCCGAGAGAGAGAGCCCTGGGACTTAAGAGGAACAGACTGAACTGTGCTTGCGCTCAGCAGCCTGCTGGCTGTGATGCCCCCGTGCCGCGGAGCGGGGCTCTGTGCTCTCTTGTAACCTCTTCTCCTTTCTTCTGATTCTTTTCCTTTCAATCAGCTGCTGTGTAATACATTGTATTTGCTTTGACCTCTCTGAGGGGATCAGTGGCTCAGGAAAGCAGGCAGTGTGAAGAAGCACCCTGCATTGGGGGCACCTGAGCCCCTGCCCTAAGTGACTATGAGGTTGGAGGTTCAGCCCCAGGAAACCTGGGCCCAGCCTCGCTGGGATTTCAAGGACTCTGCTACTCAGAGGAGTGGAAGGGAAGCCCTCGGGGTCAGGGAGGCTGTTGGGTAATGGGAGTGGGAGCGAGGACTCAGATCCTTTCGTTGGTCCATTTCACCAGGGTAGTATggaagccaggaaagttccccacGATAGCGGGACTGCTCCCCGCCTGCCCCGGCCCCGCTTACATCTGTCACCCCTGCAGGGTTCCGTCAATGCCTCCATAACACCCATCTTCACCTCCCTGGCTCTGCATGCCTGGGGTCTCCTCTTCTTACGGGGATGGGCCGCCACAGGGCTGGCATCTTTGCCCATCTTGGCAGCTCCGCACAATGAAGCTGGCTTTCAGATACAAGAGCACAGTCCTTCCCCAGCGCATGGCACTGCCAGGGACATGCCCAGGCCAGGGCCAACGGAGTCTTCCTAAAAGTCGGAGAGCCACAAGGACCTGCACTGTGTCTGGTCCCTCACCTGCCCGTCCGCTTCCACCTGGAAACTGTTGCTGGACTGGAGAGCTCAGGCCTCCCTACCTGCCGGTGGGGGGAAAGGACTGAGAGCAGCCCCCACCCATGTCCCTCCCCTTTGGGTCCCCTGccaagggcagctggaggggccaccttTCCCCACAGCTGCTCAGGCATTTGGGGCCAGGCTCCAGTTTCTGGCTTGGCTGGGAGGCAGTGCCCCAGGGGAAATAGACGGGGAGGTGGTCAGGCCCAGGGTGAAAAGTGAATGGACCAGGACTTAACCGGGTGCAAAAAACAGCGAGgtaaatccatggaggttaggtccctcagtggctgttagccaggaggaGTGGAGGCtgcaaatggatgacaggagagggatcgcttgatGATCCCCTGTTCGGtccacaccctctggggcacccggccttcgccactgttggcagacgggacactgggtgagatggacctttggtctcacccactTTGGCCGTTCTGATGTTCATGTGAATGGGTCGGGCCTCTTGACCCAGCTCTGATCAGCCCCAACTTCTCAGTTCACCTTTTTTGTAAGCACCACAAGGCCCAGGAGCCCATGCAGAGCTGAACTCCACCTTCAATATCAAGGGGTAAGGTGTGGTtaaagcatggggcctgggagccaggactccagggttctcTCTCCAGATCTGCTTCATTAACAGGACAATCCTCCCCATGGCAACAGAGCACGTTGCCATAACTCCAGGAGGGGCAGCTGGTCTGGCAGGGCAAACTTCCCagttcctctctccttcccccagccaaaacccctctgggtggccctcacccaccccaggtCTCAGCACAGCTCTACGGTGTGGGAGCCACCTCCCACTTTATGCCATCCTAAGTGCTGTCATGCACCACCCACTGACCTGGAGAAGGAGGAGCCTCTCCTGGAGCTCTGGTGGGTGGAGCCCCATGCCTCCCTATCACCTGTCAGGAGGTGGGACAGGAAGTATATAAAGTAGGCCTAGAAGCTCAGTTGGAGCCCAGCCAACAGAGAAGACAgacccctctcctgagctcctgggctgggaggctgtggTGGACCTGACAGATGCAGATTAGGCAGGACTGCCAGGCCCACAGACAGACCTAGGAGCTGCAAGCCCTCATGGAGGTCCCACTTTCATTGCACCCAGAGGACAAGACTCCATTCTGGCCCTGCGGGCTGGGAATGGATAGCAATGTCCAGACTGCTGAGGTAACCTGGGTTAGCTGCTCCGTGGTGTGAGTGCTGGCACTGCTatcccctcaggggctggatgcACCCAGACATGGCCATGCCAGGGCTGCACTAACCCCCTGTAGCGCCAGGCCCTCTGGGCACCTGTCCCAGGGCTCTTACCACTGCACTGATCTGTGCCATTCAGAGAGACCTTGGAGGTCCCACCGATTAACACAGAGCAGGCTTGGAAGAGTGGCCAGGCCCTAGGGTTCAGTGGTCACACACACCCCGGCAGAAGGAAAAAGACATACTGAGTGAGGCTGAGCTGCTGTGGACAAAACACAGGCTGGATCATGGCATGAAAGGCAGCAGCCCAATGCAAGTGCTCTGGGCAGGTGTGGAATGAGCCTTGAGTTGGCAATCTGTGTTCTGGTGTTTCTGAACTTCCCAGAGCTCGAGGGTGCAACCTCCAGGGAGCTCTTGGCATGCAGCTTTTTAATTTCAGGTTAGACAGGCAGACGGATGCATAGATTTATGTATATTTGTAAgcacagacaaaaataaaataaaaaagtcttaTATGGCTAATGTATTGGACAGCTCTCCGGCCTCATGTGGACAAGGGAGCTCGGCCACAGGGAACCTCAACACAACATACTGGGGGATTTTGTGTAGAGGCCTGATTTATTCAGCAAATTCATGAATGCACAGAGAGAGAGCTCAGCCAGCAGTTCTGTACAGGGACAGATGAACACCCAGACGCTGTGCAGACCTTAAGCAAGGGTCCATTTCCATCACCGCAGCAAGGAGAAGGGGTCTTGGCGGGGGTGCAGTGCAAATTTCAGGCCTTTTTCTGCAGGCATTAGGTTCTGTGTGGTCCATACAGACGTAgaatgttggggtggggggggtcagcaCAGCAGCTTGACCAGCAGAAACCCAGCAAGGCTGGGCAGatagagagaaaatgaaaattcCCACAAAGCTGGACTAGCTCCACAGGGGTAGCCAGATATGTCATGAGGGGATTCATCAGGGATGCAGAGGCCTGttggagccggggtgggggtgatTGTCTTGGGGGTGGTGGACGTGGTTATTATAGGAGAAGCGGGGGAAGAGGTGTTCCTCGGGGTGGACACAGTGGTGGCTGAAGTTGTAAGAGAGGTGGTAGGGCTGGCTGTAGTGGAAGTGGTGGCAGATGATGTACTGGAGGTTACAGAGGTGGTGCTTTGGgttgtagtggtggtggtgggtgtagAGCTGGTGGTTTGGgttgtagtgggggtgggggtttctgGGGTGGTGGGTGTAGACATAGAGGTTTCAGTTGcagtggggatggtgggggtggaggtggtgcttTTGGTTGTAGCAGGTGTGGTGGGTGTAGATGTGGTGGTTTGGGTTGTAGCAGGGGTGGTGGTTTCTGGTGTCGTAGCTGTAGACATAGTGGTTTCAGTTGTGGtagaggtggtgggggtggaggtggtgcttTTGGTAGTGGTAGGGGTGGTGGTTTCTGGGGTTCTGAGTGTAGATGTGGTGGTTTTGgttgtagtggtggtggtgggtgcagaggtggtggttTGGGTTGTAGTAGGGGTGGTGGTTTCTGGTGTCGTAGCTGTAGACACAGTGCTTACAGTtgtagtgggggtggtggtttctggGGTGGTGGATGTAGGAGTGGTGGTTTCAGTTGTAGTGGGGGTgaagggggtggaggtggtgcttTTGGTTGTAGTACGGGTGGTGGTTTCTGGGGTGGTGGGTGTAGATGTGGTGGTTTCAGTTGTAGTGCTGGTGGTGGGTATAGAGGTGATGGTTTGGGTTGTAGTGAGGGTGGTGGTTTCTGGGGTGGTGGGTGTAGACATGGTGATTTGGGTTGTAGTAGGGGTGCTGGTTTCTGGGGTGGTGGAAGTAGATGTGGTGGTTTCAGTTGTAGTGGGGGTGGTTTCCAGAGAAGTGGATGTGGTGGTTGCAGCAGGAGTTGTGGAGGTGGTTTCTGGGGTGCTAGTTGCGGTCGTGGTGGTTCGGGATTTAGTGGGGGTGCTGGTCTCTGTCTTGGAagtggtggtttggattgtagtggtggtggtgggggtttccAGAGACGTGGTCGTGGTGATTGGAGCAGGAGTTGTGGAGGTGGCTTCTGGGGTTGTAGGTGTGGAGGTcgtggtttggattgtagtgggggtggtagtttctgtggtggtaggtgtggaggtggtggtttggattgtagttgtggtggtgggggtttcAGGACAAGTGGTCGTGGTGATTGGAGCAGGAGTTGTGGAGGTGGCTTCTGGGGTGGTAGGTGTGGAGGTcgtggtttggattgtagtggtggtggtgggggtttcAGGACAAGTGGTCGTGGTGATTAGAGCAGGAGTCGTGGAGGTGGTTTCCAGGGTTGTAGGTGTGGAGGTGGTTgtttggattgtagtgggggtggtAACTTCTGTGGTGgtaggtgtggaggtggtggtttggattgtagtggAGGTGGTAGTTTCTGTGGTGgtaggtgtggaggtggtggtttggattgtagttgtggtggtgggggtttcAGGACAAGTGGTCGTGGTGATTGGAGCAGGAGTTGTGGAGGTGGCTTCTGGGGTGGTAGGTGTGGAGGTCGTAGTTTGGattgtagtggtggtggtgggggtttcAGGACAAGTGGTCGTGGTGATTAGAGCAGGAGTCGTGGAGGTGGTTTCCGGGGTGgtaggtgtggaggtggtggtttggattgtagtgggggtggtAGCTTCTGTGGTGGTAGGTGTGGAGGTcgtggtttggattgtagtgggggtggtagtttctgtggtggtaggtgtggaggtggtggtttggattgtagtgggggtggtAGTTTCTGGGGTTgtaggtgtggaggtggtggtttggattgtagtggAGGTGGTAGCTTCTGTGGTGgtaggtgtggaggtggtggtttggattgtagtgggggtggtACTTTCTGTGGTGGTCGGTGTGGAAGTGGtcggtgtggaggtggtggtttggattgtagtgggggtggtAGTTTCTGTGGTGGTcagtgtggaggtggtggtttggattgtagtgggggtggtAGTTTCTGTGGTGGTCGGTGTGGAGGTGGtcggtgtggaggtggtggtttggattgtagtgggggtggtAGTTTCTGTGGTGGTCGGTGTGGAGGTGGtcggtgtggaggtggtggtttggattgtagtgggggtggtAGTTTCTGTGGTGGTcagtgtggaggtggtggtttggattgtagtgggggtggtagtttctggggttgtaggtgtgggggtggtggtttggatggtagttgtggtggtgggggtttccGGAGAAGTAGTCATGGTAATTGGAGCAGGAGTCATGGAGGTGGTTTCTGGGGTGgtaggtgtggaggtggtggtttggattgtagtgaGGGTGGTAGTTTCTGTGGTGGTCGGTGTGGAGGTGGttggtgtggaggtggtggtttggattgtagtgggggtggtAGTTTCTGTGGTGGTcagtgtggaggtggtggtttggattgtagtgggggtggtAGTTTCTGGGGTTgtaggtgtggaggtggtggtttgcattgtagtgggggtggtagtttcttgggttgtaggtgtggaggtggtggtttggattgtagtggCAGTGGTAGTTTCTGTGGTGGTCAGTGTGAAGGTGGTGGTTTTGATTGTAGTGGGGGTGGTAGTTTCTGTGGTGGTCGGTGTGGAGATGGgcggtgtggaggtggtggtctGGATTGCAGTGGGGGTGGTAGTTTCTGGGGTTgtaggtgtggggggggtggtttggattgtagtggAGGTAGTAGCTTCTGTGGTGgtaggtgtggaggtggtggtttggatggtagttgtggtggtgggggtttccGGAGAAGTGGTCGTGGTAATTGGAGCAGGAGTCGTGGAGGTGGTTTCTGGGGTGgtaggtgtggaggtggtggtttggattgtagtgggggtggtAGTTTCTGTGGTGGTTGGTGTGGAGGTGGtcggtgtggaggtggtggtttggattgtagtgggggtggtAGTTTGTGTGGTGGTcagtgtggaggtggtggtttggattgtagttGGGGTGGTAGTTCCTGTGGTGGTcagtgtggaggtggtggtttggattgtagtgggggtggtagtttcttgggttgtaggtgtggaggtggtggtttggattgtagtgggggtggtAGTTTCTGGGTTtgtaggtgtgggggtggtggcttggATTGTAGTGGAGGTGGTAGCTTCTGTGGTGGtcggtgtggaggtggtggtttggattgtagtgggggtggtagtttctgtggaggtggtggtatggattgtagtgggggtggtAGTTTCTATCGTGGtcggtgtggaggtggtggtttggattgtagtgggggtggtagtttcttgggttgtaggtgtggaggtggtggtttggattgtagtgggggtggtagtttctggggttgtaggtgtgggggtggtggtttggatggtagttgtggtggtgggggtttccGGAGAAGTGGTCGTGGTAATTGGAGCAGGAGTCGTGGAGGTGGTTTCTGGGGTGgtaggtgtggaggtggtggtttggattgtagtgggggtggtAGTTTCTGTGGTGGTCGGTGTGGAGGTGGtcggtgtggaggtggtggtttggattgtagtgggggtggCAGTTTCTGTGGTGGTCGGTGTGGAGGTGGttggtgtggaggtggtggtttggattgtagtgggggtGATAGTTTCTGTGGTGGTcagtgtggaggtggtggtttggattgtagtgggggtggtAGTTTCTGGGGTTgtaggtgtggaggtggtggtttgcaTTGTAGAGGTGGTGGTAGTTTCTTGGGTTgtaggtgtggaggtggtggtttggattgtagtgggggtggtagtttctggggttgtaggtgtgggggtggtggtttggatggtagttgtggtggtgggggtttccGGAGAAGTGGTCGTGGTAATTGGAGCAGGAGTCGTGGAGGTGGTTTCCAGGGTGGTAGGTGTagaggtggtggtttggattgtagtgggggtggtAATTTCTGTGGTGGTcagtgtggaggtggtggtttggattgtagtgggggtggtagtttcttgggttgtaggtgtggaggtggtggtttggattgtagtgggggtggtagtttctggggttgtaggtgtgggggtggtggtttggattgtagtggAGGTGGTAGCTTCTGTGGTGGTAGGTGTGGAGGTCGTGGTTTGGACTGTAGTGGGGGTGATAGTTTCTGTGGTGGTCGGTGTGGAGGTGGtcggtgtggaggtggtggtttggattgtagtgggggtggtagtttcttgggttgtaggtgtggaggtggtggtttggacTGTAGTGGGGGTGGTAGTTTCTGGGAAtgtaggtgtgggggtggtggtttggatggtagttgtggtggtgggggtttccGAAGAAGTGGTCGTGGCAATTGGAGCAGGAGTCGTGGAGGTGGTTTCTTGGGTGgtaggtgtggaggtggtggtttggattgtagtgggggtggtAGTTTCTGTGGTGGTCGGTGTGGAGGTGgtaggtgtggaggtggtggtttggattgtagtgggggtGATAGTTTCTTGGGTTGtcggtgtggaggtggtggtttggattgtagtgaGGGTGGTAGTTTCTGGGGTtgtaggtgtgggggtggtggtttggatggtagttgtggtggtgggggtttccGGAGAAGTGGTCGTGGTAATTGGAGCAGGAGTCGTGGAGGTGGTTTCTGGGGTGgtaggtgtggaggtggtggtttggattgtagtgggggtggtAGTTTCTGTGGTGGTCGGTGTGGACGTGGTCAGTGTGGAcgtggtggtttggattgtagtgggggtggtAGTTTCTGTGGTGGTcagtgtggaggtggtggtttggattgtagtggCGGTGGTAGTTTCTGGGGTtgtaggtgtgggggtggtggtttggacTGTAGTGGGGGTGATAGTTTCTGTGGTGGTCGGTGTGGAGGTGGTCGGTGTGGAGGTGGtcggtgtggaggtggtggtttggattgtagtgggggtggtagtttcttgggttgtaggtgtggaggtggtggtttggattgtagtgggggtggtAGTTTCTGGGAAtgtaggtgtgggggtggtggtttggatggtagttgtggtggtgggggtttccGAAGAAGTGGTCGTGGCAATTGGAGCAGGAGTCGTGGAGGTGGTTTCTTGGGTGgtaggtgtggaggtggtggtttggattgtagtgggggtggtAGTTTCTGTGGTGGTCGGTGTGGAGGTGgtaggtgtggaggtggtggtttggattgtagtgaGGGTGATAGTTTCTTGGGTTGtcggtgtggaggtggtggtttggattgtagtgaGGGTGGTAGTTTCTGGGGTtgtaggtgtgggggtggtggtttggatggtagttgtggtggtgggggtttccGGAGAAGTGGTCGTGGTAATTGGAGCAGGAGTCGTGGAGGTGGTTTCTGGGATGgtaggtgtggaggtggtggtttggattgtagtgggggtGATAGTTTCTGTGGTGGTCGGTGTGGACGTGGTCGGTGTGGAcgtggtggtttggattgtagtgggggtggtAGTTTCTGTGGTGGTcagtgtggaggtggtggtttggattgtagtggCGGTGGTAGTTTCTGGGGTtgtaggtgtgggggtggtggtttggattgtagtggAGGTGGTAGCTTCTGTGGTGGTAGGTGTGGAGatggtggtttggattgtagttgtggtggtgggggtttccAGAGAAGTGGTTGTGGTAATTGGAGCAGGAGTCGTGGAGGTGGTTTCCAGGGTGgtaggtgtggaggtggtggtttggattgtagtgggggtggtAGTTTCTGTGGTGGTcagtgtggaggtggtggtttggagTGTAGTGGGGGTGGTAGTTTCTGTGGTGGTAGGTGTGGAGGTCGTGGTTTGGACTGTAGTGGGGGTGATAGTTTCTGTGGTGGTCGGTGTGGAGGTGGtcggtgtggaggtggtggtttggattgtagtgggggtggtagtttcttgggttgtaggtgtggaggtggtggtttggacTGTAGTGGGGGTGGTAGTTTCTGGGAAtgtaggtgtgggggtggtggtttggatggtagttgtggtggtgggggtttccGAAGAAGTGGTCGTGGCAATTGGAGCAGGAGTCGTGGAGGTGGTTTCTTGGGTGgtaggtg from the Carettochelys insculpta isolate YL-2023 chromosome 30, ASM3395843v1, whole genome shotgun sequence genome contains:
- the LOC142004077 gene encoding uncharacterized protein LOC142004077 gives rise to the protein MQTTTSTPTTPETTTPTTIQTTTSTLTTTETTTPTTIQTTTSTPTTSTPTTTETTTLTTIQTTTSTPTTPETTSMTPAPITMTTSPETPTTTTTIQTTTPTPTTPETTTPTTIQTTTSTLTTTETTTPTTIQTTTSTPTTSTPTTTETTTPTTIQTTTSTPTTSTPTTTETTTPTTIQTTTSTLTTTETTTPTTIQTTTSTPTTSTPTTTESTTPTTIQTTTSTPTTTEATTSTTIQTTTSTPTTPETTTPTTIQTTTSTPTTTETTTPTTIQTTTSTPTTTEATTPTTIQTTTSTPTTPETTSTTPALITTTTCPETPTTTTTIQTTTSTPTTPEATSTTPAPITTTTCPETPTTTTTIQTTTSTPTTTETTTSTTIQTTTSTPTTTEVTTPTTIQTTTSTPTTLETTSTTPALITTTTCPETPTTTTTIQTTTSTPTTPEATSTTPAPITTTTCPETPTTTTTIQTTTSTPTTTETTTPTTIQTTTSTPTTPEATSTTPAPITTTTSLETPTTTTTIQTTTSKTETSTPTKSRTTTTATSTPETTSTTPAATTTSTSLETTPTTTETTTSTSTTPETSTPTTTQITMSTPTTPETTTLTTTQTITSIPTTSTTTETTTSTPTTPETTTRTTTKSTTSTPFTPTTTETTTPTSTTPETTTPTTTVSTVSTATTPETTTPTTTQTTTSAPTTTTTTKTTTSTLRTPETTTPTTTKSTTSTPTTSTTTETTMSTATTPETTTPATTQTTTSTPTTPATTKSTTSTPTIPTATETSMSTPTTPETPTPTTTQTTSSTPTTTTTTQSTTSVTSSTSSATTSTTASPTTSLTTSATTVSTPRNTSSPASPIITTSTTPKTITPTPAPTGLCIPDESPHDISGYPCGASPALWEFSFSLYLPSLAGFLLVKLLC